The Corallococcus caeni region ATGACGGTGGTGCCGTGCTTCATGGGGCCGGGCTCGCGGACGACCTTGCCGCCGGCCTGGCGGATGGCATTGGCGGTGGCGTGGATGTCGCTGACGCCCAGGGCGATGTGGCCGTAGGCGGAGCCCAGCTCGTACTTCGCCGTGTCCCAGTTGTGGGTGAGCTCCAGCGCGGGGTGGGTGTCCTCGGGGCCGTAGCCGACGAAGGCGAGGGTGAACCGGCCGTCCGGGTAGTCCTGGCGGCGCAGCAGCGTCATGCCGAGCACGCGGGTGTAGAAGTCGAGCGACTTCTCCAGGTCGCCGACCCGGAGCATGGTGTGGAGGATGCGCATGCGGTGGCTATAACCGCGGCGCCGTGTAGGTGCGGTGGCTAAAGCGCGCCGCCCGGCCGGGGTAGGGGCCGGGTGTTCGCATCGAAGCAGGCCGTGGCGGTGCCCGTGAACGCGGCGATGAATTCTTTGCGCAATGCCTTGTCGGAGGTGAAGACCCTCATCCAAATGGACCAGTATCCGAGCGCGGTTGCCTGCCGGATGACCTGTCGCCTCATGTGAGGCGTGTCGCAAGCTGCGAGATCCGCTTTGGCTTCCTGTGCTCTCGCCCAGGCCTCCCGCCGGTGGAGCCATCTGCGGTCGCTGGCCTTGGGATTATTGGGAGGAATTTTGTCTAGGCCCGTGAGTCGCAAGGTTCGCATGGCACGTTGCCGCTCCTTGACTCCAAGCCTTGGTGCTGGTGTTACAATGCCATTGGCAGTGTGGACAAAGGCTCTGGCTGTGTTGTCGCGGTCGGGCCAATAGTAATTGGCAAGGCGGATCTTTTTGTCGCCCTTTGTGCTGTTGCAGTTTACGCAGGCGAGTAGGAAATTATGCCAATCTCGAATTAGTCTGGGGTGATGCTTCTTGGGAAGCATGTGTTCCACTGCTAGGTTTGCGTTGATTCTGCTTTCGCAGAACGAGCAGTATTCTCCCAGGCAAGCGATAAGAGCGCCCCGGGCTCTGGTGTACTCTGAGAAGGTTCGGCGCTTGCCTTTGCTGTCTACCGGCCAAGGGCCGCGTTCTACTGGCCTCATGAGTCATCACCAGGCAGACGAGCCTTCCCTCGCTGCATTTCTAGGAAGGCATGGTAAGCAACGTCATCGCTAAAGGGCGCTGACAGAGCGTCTAGTTGTTCCTTGAGTCGCTTGAGTTCTGGCCCCTTCGTCTTCTTCGCTTTCTGGAGTGCTGCGTAGTACTTCCGGGCCGCTTCCATCATTTCTTGATGTCGATGGCTGCGCTGCGGGACTTTGACGCCCATTACTTCTTCAGTGATGTCTTCAATGCTTCGGCTAGGCAGTGCCTCACGATTCTGATCGTCTAGGTTGATGAGTTCATTTTCGCGCAATGACTGGATGATAAAAGGGGAGTGAGTTGTGGCTACGAATTGCATCTCAGGAAAGGCTTTGCGGAGGTCATCGACCACTTCTCGTTGCCATCGCGGATGAAGATGTAGATCCAGTTCGTCGATCAAGACGATGCCTGGAGTCTGAGCCGGGGCTCGATCTCTTAAGTGAGGATTAAGGGTTGCGGCTCTGTATGCGATGTCGCCAACCATTGCGAGCATGCTCCTGGCGCCATCGCTCAGCATTTCAAAGGGGAGTTGCACGCCCTTTTTCTGGGCGACCAGAGTTCCCAGCCGAAGATCATAGCGAACATCTGTCCAGCCACGCATGCATTGGCGCAACGCGCGTTTGACGGCACTAAGGGTTCCAAGTGGCTGCCCCTGCTGCAGCTGGATCATCTCCATTGTCTTGAACCAGGAAACAAAACCTTTGTGGTCGGAAGAGGGGTCGAGGCAACCGTGATAACCGCGAAGGCGGGAACCAGGCTTGAGGACACGAGCTCCATCTGAGACGACAGAGCGGCGCGCGCGACGTTGCAACCAAAGGCGCCCAGTACCGTAGTAAGAGACAAGTGGAAGAACGATGTCCTTTCCTGCGCGAACTTCGTCGTTCCAAAAGTTCGCGATCTGGGAGACTTCGCTCGCCCGCCCATGGGTGGTGTGCTTGTGACGGCCCTCTAGGGTTCGTGCCCAGTCGCAGGTGTATCCCTCTACTGTTCCCCGACAGACCACTTCAGTCGGGTAGATGGACTCTAGGGTGGGGACCTCACTGCGGGTATGCATCACTTGCCGCACATCATCGCGATGGATGCCAGGCGGTGAGGGGCCGTCGAGCCCTAGGAAAATAGCCCCAGCCGCGATGGCGAGCGCATCAAGTATCGCGGTCTTTCCAGTCCCGTTGTCGCCGATCAGGACATTGAATGAGGGGGAGAAATCGAAGGTGCGGGACGCAAACCCGCGAAAATTCTTGACTTCGATGTGCTCGATCTTCATCCGCGCTCCTGCCAGTTTCTATGATGCAGCTTCATTGCAAGTATCCTGATTGCGCTAGGCCGCGCACGCCAATTCCCAGCGACATCAACGAACCTTCGCCATAGCAGGAGATGGGCTTCCTGAACGTTAGAGTCAGTAGGCTCCTCTTTCGGTTTGATGCGCCTAGTGGCCGATCGTGGGGATTGTAGGTTAGGCCCCTGACCAATGGATCAGGCGTCCGCTCGGGGGTGAAAAGGCGACACCGGAGGGCCACTCGGGGCAGGGCCGGACGTCCGGCGCGTGTTATGGAACCCGCCATGAAACACGCTCAAAGCCAGGCCCTCTTCGCCCGTGCGCAGGCGCGCATCCCGGGTGGCGTGAACTCTCCGGTGCGTGCCTTCCGTGGCGTGGGAGGCGACCCCGTCTTCTTCAAGGAGGGCTCCGGCGCGTGGCTCACCGACGTGGACGGCAACCGCTACGTGGACCTGGTGGGCAGCTGGGGCCCGCTCATCCTGGGCCACGCGTACCCGCCCATCGTGGAGGCCATCCTGGAGGCCGCCCGGCGCGGCACCACCTTCGGCGCCCCTGTCGCCGCGGAAGTGGAGTTCGCGGAGCTGCTCTGCGCGACCGTGCCCTCCGTGGAGAAGGTGCGCCTCGTCTCCAGCGGCACGGAGGCCACCGTGGCCGCCATCCGCGTGGCGCGCGGCTTCACCGGGCGCGACTACATCCTCAAGTTCGAGGGCTGCTTCCACGGCGCGGGCGACCCGTTCCTCGTGAAGGCGGGCAGCGGCGTGGAGACGCTGGGCCTGCCGGACTCTCCGGGCGTGCCGTCCGCGCTGGCGGCGCTCACGCTCACCGCGCCCTTCAACGACCTGGAGGCCGTGGAGCGCATCTTCAACGAGAAGGGCAAGGACATCGCCTGCGCCATCATCGAGCCCGTGGTGGGCAACATGGGCGTGCTGGTGCCGCGCCCCGGCTTCCTCGAAGGGCTGCAGGCGCTCTGCCAGAAGCACGGCGTGCTCTTCGTGCTGGATGAGGTGATGACGGGCTTCCGGCTCGCGCGGGGTGGAGCGCAGGAGCTGTACGGGCTCAAGCCGGACCTCACCACGATGGCGAAGGTGGTGGGCGGCGGCATGCCGCTGGGCGCGTACGGCGGCCGGCGCGACATCATGGCCAAGGTGGCGCCGGAGGGCCCCGTGTACCAGTCCGGCACGCTGTCCGGGAACCCGGTGGCGGTGGCGGCGGGCATGGCGTGCGTGAAGGCGCTGGCGGCTCCGGGGACGTACTCGCGGCTGGAGCACCTGGGCCTGCTGCTGGAGGAGGGCTTCCGCGCGGAGGCGAAGGCGGCGGGCGTGCCGGTGACGGTGAACCGCGTGGGCAGCATGCTCACCGTGTTCTTCACGGCGGAGCCGGTGTTCGACTACGCGTCCGCGAAGAAGGCGGACACGGCGAAGTTCGGGCGCTTCTTCCACGCGATGCTGCAAGAAGGGGTGTACCTGCCGCCCAGCCAGTTCGAGGCGGCGTTCGTGTCGCTGGCCATCGGCGAGCCGGAGGTGGCGCACGTGCTCGCCGCGGCCCGCAAGGCGTTCCGCGCGCTTGGCGACGCCCGTTGAACCGGAGGCCCTGACCGGGCCCGTGCGCTTCGGTCCCTACACCCTCGTGCGCCGCATTGGCGCCGGGGGGATGGGGGAGGTCTTCCTCGCGCGCGAGGAGGGCGTGCGGCGCGCGGTCGTCGTGAAGAAGGTGCTGCCGGGGCTGGTGGACAGCCGGCAGTTCGTGGGGCGCTTCCGCGACGAGGCCCGCGTGGTGGTGCGGCTGGCGCACCCGAACATCGCGCGCGTGTACGCGATGGGCGAGGTGGACGGGCAGCTGTACCTCGCCATGGAGTACGTGCTGGGCAAGACGCTCAGCCGGCTTGCGTACCGCCTCAGGCAACGTCAGCGGATGATGCCCCTGGGGCCGCTGCTCCAGATGGGCATCCGGCTGTGCGAGGGGCTGGCGTACGCGCACGACGCGACGGACGAGGAGGGGCACCCGCTGCACCTGGTGCACCGCGACCTGTCCCCCGCGAACGTGTGCGTGAGCTACGCGGGCGAGGTGAAGATCATCGACTTCGGCGCGGCGCAGTCCACGCTGAAGGAGCAGCAGACGGCGCCGCGCGTGGTGATTGGCAACCTCACGTACATGGCGCCGGAGCAGGCCCGCAAGCGCACGGTGGACCGCAGGGCGGACCTGTACGCGGTGGGCGTGGTGCTGTGGGAGTTGTTCTCCTGGAAGCCGCTGTCGCAGCGGGGGGACCCACTGGAGCGCTGGCGGCGCGCGGCCTATCCGCAGTGGGAGCCGGCGGCGCGCCACCGGCCGGACCTGCCGCGCGCGGTGGATGCGTTTCTCGCTCGGGCGCTCGCGTCCGAGCCGAACGACCGCTTCCCCACGGCGACGGCCATGGCGGAGGCGCTGGGCGCGCTGAAGGAGAAGCTGGCGCCCAACGTGACGGATCAGGACCTGGTGCGGCTGATGTCGGCGGCCTTCCCGCGCGAGAAGGTCATCGAGCAGCAGGTGCTGGACGACCTGCTGCGCGAGCAGCCCGAGCGCGCGAGCACGCGGCAGGAGTTCCCGTCGGTGCTCGCGCCGCCTGGGTCGCAAGACGCGGCGGAGGCGCTCCGCGCGCAGGAGGACATCGCGACGGAGGCGCTGGACGCGGCGAAGCTGCGGCAGGAGGAGTTCTCCAGCGTGGGCGAGGCGACCGAGGCGCTGGACGCGGCGAAGGTAGAGCAGGCGCTGCGCGCGGCGGCGGCGCAAAGGCCCTGGGTGGAGCCCGGCGACGCGTCCGGTCTGCCGCGCAAGGCGCCCCCGGTGCGGCTGCACAACCAGGAGGTCACCAAGGACGCCTGGGTGCCGGGCATCGGCGCCGCGGAGCCCACCGCGCCGGGGCATCCTCCCCAGGCTCCGGAGACGGGCATGGGCGGTGAAGTGGCCACCACGTCCGGACAAGCCCCCCAGTCCGCGTGGACTCCGGGCCCGGGCGGAGAGGACGTCACCGCCTACGGTGCCGAGCCCGCGTCCGGAACCGCTCGCGCGCACTGGACGCCCGGTCCTGGCGAGGACGAGCCCACCCCTCCAGAGCCTCCCGCCCAGATGGACTCCCCGGCCGGTCCGGGCTCCGAGGACACCACCGACCCGGGGGAGGGGACCCGCGAGGTCGTGGATTCCCTCCCGGGCAGGCAGGCTCCGGCCGAACAACCGTCCCGGCCGGATTGGAATCCGGGCCCGGACGCGGAAGACTCCGCTACACATCTTCGAGCGTCTCATCGTGAGGGGCCCCCCCCGGCCCCGGAGGACTCCCCCATGCAGAACCGCCCCTCGCGCCCGGGCTGGACTCCCGGCGCAGGCAGTGAGGACTCCACGACCAACGAGCGGCCCTCACGCAAGAGCGGAACGGGCCTGCCCGCCACCGGCAACACCGGCTGGACCCCGGGCTCCGGAGAGGACGACGCCACCGAGGGCGCCGGCCCCTCGCCCCTGGCCGCGCGCCCCGCCACCGACGACGCGGACGACGAGAGCACCGACGTCGCCAGGCCCGGCGCCCCCAAGGCGAGCCCCGCACCGCGCGCCCCCGCCGCCCCCCCGTCGCGTCCCCAGACCTCCGTGGGCGCCGCCCCCCAGGCGCGCCCCCAGACCTCCGTGGGCGCCGCCCCGCAGTCGCGTCCCCCCGAGGCCTTCCCGGACGCCACCCGCCCCATGTCCCAGGAGGAGCTGCCCGTTCCCTGGAAGCCCCAGGGCGCGGGCGAGGCCACCGAGGCCCTGGAGGCCGCGAAGATCTTCGGCGCCCTGTCCCAGACCACCGGCAACATGCCGGCCTACCTGGACGAGAAGGCCACCCCCTACGTCCCGCCCAAGGAGGCCCCGCGCCGCCAGGCCCCCGTCGTCGACGAGCGTCCCCACGAGACCCGCCCCATGCAGGTGCGGACCAAGACGCGCGAAACGCTCGTGGGCTACGACATGGACATCTCCGCGGCCCTCAAGGCAGCGGAGCTGAAGCGCCGCGAGGCCGAGCTCGCCGAGCAGAAGCGCAAGAAGAAGCAGCCGCCCGCGAAGTCCACGGGCGGCAGCCCGCTCGCGGGCCTGTGGCCCATCCCGCCCCAGTACCGCTTCTGGGCCATGCTCCTGGTGGTCGCCCTGGCGTGCGGCCTGGGCTTCGGCGTGATGTGGCTGTTCCTCAACGCCGACGGCGGCGCCTGAGTCCCAGGCCTCTCAGTCCAGCGCCGGCAGCCGGTACTGGATGCCCAGCGACACCGTGGCGGTGCTCAGCCAGTTGCTCGTGAAGCCGTCGCCGAACTCCTCGCCGTTGTCGTCCGACGTGCCGCGCGCGCCGCCGCCCAGGTAGCGCAGGTTGAGGAACGCCTCCACGGTGTCCGTGATGCGCACGCCGCCGCGCAGGCTCGCGTCCAGCAGCGCCCCTTCCGTGGCCGAGTCGTCATCGCCGTTGATGATGGCCGTGGGCGCGTAGCTGCCATCCGCCTCCAGCCCCACCCACCAGTTCCGGCTCAAGGGCCACCGCACGCGCACCTTGAGCAGCGGCACCGGCCCCACGTCCCGGTTGGCCCGCCGCAGGGTCCCGTCCGCGGACGTGAAGACGAACGTGGCGTTGCGCAGCTGGAGGGACGCGCCCACGGACAGCTCCCGCTCGGGGTCGCCCAGCAGGTCGTAGAGGTAGCTGGCCCGGTAGAACGGGAACGCGTAGCGCACGTCCAGCGGCGTGTTCTCTGGGAACGTGAGCCCGTCAATCGTGACGTCCCGCCGCAGCACCCCCTGCGTCTGGATGTCCAACGGCTGCACCAGGAACACCACCGTGTGCCGCCCGCGCAGCGACAGCTCCGCGCTCAGGCGCACGAACGTGTAGAGGTTGTCCTGCCCGCCGTCTTCCGGGAAGCGGAAGATGGTCCCGTCGCTGCCCTCCCGCAGGCTGTGCGCGAGGACGTCCAGGAAGCCCAGCTCCGCCACCGCGCGCAGCTCCACGCGCGGCGCCTCCGCGCGCGCGGCGCCCGCCATCCCGAGCAGCCCCGCCACCACGCCTGCCATCCTCTGGAACCGGTGCATCGTTTCCCCCGGGAAGTGCGTCGTCGAGGCCGGGAGCAGACCCGACCCGGGCGCATGAAGGGGGCCCCCGTGAGGGGACTGTTCACTCCCGCTCGCGCGTCCGTCAGGCGCCCGTCAGGGGCAGGGGCGGCGCCACGGGCGGCTCCAGCGGCAGGAAGAGCCGGAAGATGGTGCCCTTGCCCGTCTCCGGCGTGTCCAGCGACACCTGGCCCAGGTGCGTATCCATGATGCGCTTCACCAGGGCGAGCCCCAGCCCGGTGCCCTGCGCCTTGGTGGTGAAGAAGGGTTCGAAGACGCGCGTGCGCAGCTCCGGCGGGATGCCCGGTCCCGTGTCGAAGAACTCCACCTGGACGCCGGCCCGGTCCACCCACGCCCTGCGCGCCACCACGCGCAGCGTGCCGCCCTGGGGCATGGCCTGCACGGCGTTGAGCGCCACGTTGAGGAAGCACTGACGGATGAGCCGCTCGTCCACCGTCACCGGCGGCACGCCCTCCTCCATCACCCACTCCACCCGCACCGGGTGCGGCGAGGTGGCGCCCACGTCGGAGAGCGCGCTGCCCACCGCCTCCTCCAGCAGCTGCGCCACGGAGACCGGGTACGGGTGCGGCGACGGAGGCCGCGCGAAGGTGAGCAGGTCCGCCACCATGCGGTCAAGCCGGTCCGCCTCCTCCCCCACGATGTCCAGCAGCGGCGTCGCCGCGCTCTCCGGGCCGACGATGCGGCGGATGGTGGCCACGGAGTTGAAGATGGCGCCCAGGGGGTTGCGCACCTCGTGGGCCACCACCGCGGACAGCTCCCCCAGCGCGGCCAGCCGCTCGCGGTTCACCAGCTGCTCCTGCGTGCGCGCCAGCTTCGCGTAGCTCTGCTTCAGGTCCTCCACCAGCCGCGCGCCCTCCAGCGCCAGCGACAGCTGGTTGGCGATGGCGTCCGCCCGCTCCAGCTCCGCGGGCGTGAAGCGGCGCGGCCGGCGCGTCTCCACCATCACCGCCACGCCCACCATCTGGTCGTGCACGGCGAGCGGCAGCACCATGTACGCCAGGCCCTCCGCGGCCTGGCGAAGCTCGTCGTGCACCCGCACCTCCGTGTCCGCGTCCTCCACCCGGAGCGGCTGGCGCGTGCGGAACACCTGGCTCGCGAGCGAGTTCGACGACAGGTCCAGCGGCACCTCGCGCCCCAGCAGCTCCGGGTGGCCGCCCGTCGCCGCGCGGATGGCCAGCCGCTGGCCCTCCGCGTCCGGCAGGAGCACGTACGCGTCCGGCACGTCCACGATGCGCGCCAGGCTGGTGACGCCCGTGGCCAGCAGCCGGTCCAGCTCCAACGTGGCCGCCAGCGCCTTGCCCACCTCGTGCATCAGCGCCAGGTCCTCCGCGCGGCCGCGCACCTCGTCCAGCAGCCGGTGGGATTCGATGGCCGCCGCGAAGTGCGTGCCCATGGCCTGGAGTGTCTCCACCTCCAGCGCGGTGAGCCGCCGGCGCGCGTGGAACAGCACGCTCAGCGTGCCCACGCCCCGCGAGCGCACCCGCAGCGGCACCGACACCAGCGTCTGGAACGCCAGCGCCCGGAGCGCGTCGCGCGTGGGCGCGGGACACGCCTCCGCTTCCAGCACCTGCACCGCGTCCGGCATCCCGCCCGGACGGGGAAGTGAACCCAGCCGCGCCCGGCGCACGCGCGCCACCGCGTCCTCGGACAGGCCGCGGGAGTAGACCAGCTCCAGGGGCTCGCCCGGTTCGTGCCGCGTGTCCGCGGGCAGCAGCAGGCACACCGCGTCGCAGCCCAGCAGGCCGGAGATCTCCTCCGTGCCTGAGCCGAAGAAGGCGCGCGGGTGCGGCGCGGACGCGGCCTGCGCCGCCAGCCGTCCCAGCGCGGTGAGCGCCGTGGCGCGCACGCTCAGCCGCTGGATGGTGCGCGCCGCGTCCAGCGCGGCGGACACCTGCTGGCCGAACAGCCGCACCGCGGACACGTCCTCCTCGCTCAGCCACTCGGAGGCCAGCACCAGCATGGCCATGGGGGCGTTCTCCACGTCGATGCGCACCCCCACCGCCCGGTGCGTCTGCGCGCGGCGGAACACTGCCAGCACCGCGTCCATGCGCGCCTCGGACACGAAGCGGGACGCCTCCACGCCCAGGTCCTCCACCCACGCGTCGCCGTCGCGCCAGGTGCGCACCAGCGCGGGCGCCCAGCCGCCGGGGGCCTCCGCCCGCACGCGGCCACCCAGCGCCGGCGCGTGCGGCACCAGCCGGGGGGCCAGCCCCGCCACGGACAGCTCCACGCCCACGCCCCGGGGCGTCAGCCACGCGAAGCCCAGCTCCAGCGCCTCCAGCCCCCGGAACACCTCCTCGCGCACCGCGTCCTCGGAGTGCAGCGAGCGCACCGCGCCCCCCAGCTCCGCCAGCCGCCGCAGCACCATGCGGCGGCGCACGCGGCAGGTCACGTCGCGCACCTGCACCACCCAATCCCGGGCGTGCGGATGCACCGTCAACTCCACGCGCACCCCGCCGTCACCGACGTGCAGCCACGCCTCGTAGGTGCCCGCCACCGGCGCCGTGCCCAGCCGCCGCGCCAGCCGGTCCGCCGGGTCCTCCAGCGGCCCCGGCTCCCACAGCAGCGCCGTCACCGGCTGTCCCACCAGCTGCTCGCGCGCGACGCCCGTCAGGCGAGACATGGCGGCGTTCGCGTGCACGAGCAGGCCGTCCCGAAGCACGAACACGCCCAGGGGCATGTCGTCGAAGAGGCGGTACACCGCCCCTGGCTCCTCGGAAACCGTCCCCACCCGACGGTTCATGCGCTCTGTGCTCCTCACCCCTCCACCTTCGCACCCCTGGCCCCCCGCGGTGAAGCCACCCCCGCCCGAGAATCGCCCACCAGCGCACAACAGCCGGCCCCTCCCTGGCGCGATGCGGCGTCTCAAGACCTGGCACGTCCGCAAACCCTCTCATGTGCCTCCAACCCAAATCCTTGCATGTGTTGACAGGGTTGGTGAGAGTCTCTAGAAACATGGAATTGTAGCAGCGCGGCTTGAACCGGATTCCAACGCCTGTCGCTTCCGCCAGGAATCCCGGGGGCCGCGCCTTCGGAGGGGGATGTCTTGAACCTGCCCCACGCGACTTCCGGCGTCATCGTCCAGCAGCAGGACGGAGCCTTCTTCCTCCTGGACACCGAGGGGGGAGAGGTCTTCCGGGTCAACGAGACCGCCGCGCGCATCTTCGAGCTGTGCCAGGGCGGCACGTCCCTGGACGGGGCGGTGGCGTCGCTGGCGCTCCGGCTGGGCGCCGCGGGCCAGGAGGAGGCCATCCGCGCGGACGTCCAGCGCACCGTGACGCAGTTCCAGGAACTGGGGCTCTGCGAGCCCACGCGTTCCGTCTGACCTTCCGCCGTCCGCTGAAGCGCCTTTTCCCCTCGTGAGAGGGACAGGCCGGGTCATGTCCTGGCCTTTGGGAATCCCGTGTCCCCGGGTCGCCCCGGGTGCGCGTGATGCCAGACGTGAGACGTCTCACGGCTGGAATGAAGCACCGGTGTGTTGGCAGGCAATGTCAGACCCCCTGTCCACACTCCGCCATGTTTCACCGCAGTGGCAGTGAACGCAGCAATCCATCCCAGGAGTAACACCATGTACATCCAGTCCGAGATCGTCCGCGTGTCCGCGTCGTCCGACAAGTGCACCTGCTCCAACGGCATGGTCATTTTCACGACCACGAACGCGGAGTAGTCGCGTCCGTCGTCTGACTCGAAACCCAAACATCAACTCCAGGAGAACCACCATGTACATCCAGTCCGAGATCGTCCGCGTTTCCGCCGCCACCGACAAGTGCACCTGCTCCATGGGCATGGGCGTGATCGTCGTCGCGGAGTAACGCGTTTCACGGCCGGGAGGAGGGCCTCGGTCCTCCTCCCGGCTGTGTCTTTCCTCCCACTCGCCGACACGCCCGCCCATGCTGCCCGCATCCACGCAGTTGCTGCTCTTCACCCAGGCGGACGTCGGCGGACACGCGCTCTTTCGCGTCGTGCCCGTGGAGGTGTCCGTGCGCCCCGGCCAGGGACGGCTGTGGACGGACGTGTCGCGGGGCAATGCCTTCACCCCCGCGTGGCAGGACCATGCGCGCCACCTGTCCGCGGTGGGCCGCGCGCGCTACGCGCTGCCGTGGGATGAGACGGACCTGCACGTCTCGCCGCGTGGCCGCAACGTGACGCTGGATGGCAGGAGCGCGTCGCTGCCGCTGTTCGTCGCGTGGGTGGCGCTGCTCTCAGGGCTGCCCTTGCCGTCGCCCTTCCTGGGCACGGGCGTGGCGCTGGAGGCGCATGGGGAAAAGCTCGCGCCCGCGCCGCGCGAGTTCCTCCAGGGAAAGCTGGGCGTGGCGCAGTCCTACGTGACGCAGGTGTTTCCTCGGGCGGGGAGGGTGGCGGTGTTCGTGCCGGAGGGCAGCGGGTTCGACCCGGCGCCCCTGACGGCGCTGGACGTGCGGCCGGTGCCCACGCTCACGCAGGCGGTGGACGCGGTGCTGGGACTGAAGCGTCACGCCCATGGGGCCGACGCCGGGGAAGGGGTGGGGG contains the following coding sequences:
- the gloA gene encoding lactoylglutathione lyase, translating into MRILHTMLRVGDLEKSLDFYTRVLGMTLLRRQDYPDGRFTLAFVGYGPEDTHPALELTHNWDTAKYELGSAYGHIALGVSDIHATANAIRQAGGKVVREPGPMKHGTTVIAFVEDPDGYKVELIQQKP
- a CDS encoding HNH endonuclease; the encoded protein is MRPVERGPWPVDSKGKRRTFSEYTRARGALIACLGEYCSFCESRINANLAVEHMLPKKHHPRLIRDWHNFLLACVNCNSTKGDKKIRLANYYWPDRDNTARAFVHTANGIVTPAPRLGVKERQRAMRTLRLTGLDKIPPNNPKASDRRWLHRREAWARAQEAKADLAACDTPHMRRQVIRQATALGYWSIWMRVFTSDKALRKEFIAAFTGTATACFDANTRPLPRPGGAL
- a CDS encoding AAA family ATPase is translated as MKIEHIEVKNFRGFASRTFDFSPSFNVLIGDNGTGKTAILDALAIAAGAIFLGLDGPSPPGIHRDDVRQVMHTRSEVPTLESIYPTEVVCRGTVEGYTCDWARTLEGRHKHTTHGRASEVSQIANFWNDEVRAGKDIVLPLVSYYGTGRLWLQRRARRSVVSDGARVLKPGSRLRGYHGCLDPSSDHKGFVSWFKTMEMIQLQQGQPLGTLSAVKRALRQCMRGWTDVRYDLRLGTLVAQKKGVQLPFEMLSDGARSMLAMVGDIAYRAATLNPHLRDRAPAQTPGIVLIDELDLHLHPRWQREVVDDLRKAFPEMQFVATTHSPFIIQSLRENELINLDDQNREALPSRSIEDITEEVMGVKVPQRSHRHQEMMEAARKYYAALQKAKKTKGPELKRLKEQLDALSAPFSDDVAYHAFLEMQRGKARLPGDDS
- the hemL gene encoding glutamate-1-semialdehyde 2,1-aminomutase, giving the protein MKHAQSQALFARAQARIPGGVNSPVRAFRGVGGDPVFFKEGSGAWLTDVDGNRYVDLVGSWGPLILGHAYPPIVEAILEAARRGTTFGAPVAAEVEFAELLCATVPSVEKVRLVSSGTEATVAAIRVARGFTGRDYILKFEGCFHGAGDPFLVKAGSGVETLGLPDSPGVPSALAALTLTAPFNDLEAVERIFNEKGKDIACAIIEPVVGNMGVLVPRPGFLEGLQALCQKHGVLFVLDEVMTGFRLARGGAQELYGLKPDLTTMAKVVGGGMPLGAYGGRRDIMAKVAPEGPVYQSGTLSGNPVAVAAGMACVKALAAPGTYSRLEHLGLLLEEGFRAEAKAAGVPVTVNRVGSMLTVFFTAEPVFDYASAKKADTAKFGRFFHAMLQEGVYLPPSQFEAAFVSLAIGEPEVAHVLAAARKAFRALGDAR
- a CDS encoding protein kinase domain-containing protein; this translates as MATPVEPEALTGPVRFGPYTLVRRIGAGGMGEVFLAREEGVRRAVVVKKVLPGLVDSRQFVGRFRDEARVVVRLAHPNIARVYAMGEVDGQLYLAMEYVLGKTLSRLAYRLRQRQRMMPLGPLLQMGIRLCEGLAYAHDATDEEGHPLHLVHRDLSPANVCVSYAGEVKIIDFGAAQSTLKEQQTAPRVVIGNLTYMAPEQARKRTVDRRADLYAVGVVLWELFSWKPLSQRGDPLERWRRAAYPQWEPAARHRPDLPRAVDAFLARALASEPNDRFPTATAMAEALGALKEKLAPNVTDQDLVRLMSAAFPREKVIEQQVLDDLLREQPERASTRQEFPSVLAPPGSQDAAEALRAQEDIATEALDAAKLRQEEFSSVGEATEALDAAKVEQALRAAAAQRPWVEPGDASGLPRKAPPVRLHNQEVTKDAWVPGIGAAEPTAPGHPPQAPETGMGGEVATTSGQAPQSAWTPGPGGEDVTAYGAEPASGTARAHWTPGPGEDEPTPPEPPAQMDSPAGPGSEDTTDPGEGTREVVDSLPGRQAPAEQPSRPDWNPGPDAEDSATHLRASHREGPPPAPEDSPMQNRPSRPGWTPGAGSEDSTTNERPSRKSGTGLPATGNTGWTPGSGEDDATEGAGPSPLAARPATDDADDESTDVARPGAPKASPAPRAPAAPPSRPQTSVGAAPQARPQTSVGAAPQSRPPEAFPDATRPMSQEELPVPWKPQGAGEATEALEAAKIFGALSQTTGNMPAYLDEKATPYVPPKEAPRRQAPVVDERPHETRPMQVRTKTRETLVGYDMDISAALKAAELKRREAELAEQKRKKKQPPAKSTGGSPLAGLWPIPPQYRFWAMLLVVALACGLGFGVMWLFLNADGGA
- a CDS encoding outer membrane protein, whose product is MAGLLGMAGAARAEAPRVELRAVAELGFLDVLAHSLREGSDGTIFRFPEDGGQDNLYTFVRLSAELSLRGRHTVVFLVQPLDIQTQGVLRRDVTIDGLTFPENTPLDVRYAFPFYRASYLYDLLGDPERELSVGASLQLRNATFVFTSADGTLRRANRDVGPVPLLKVRVRWPLSRNWWVGLEADGSYAPTAIINGDDDSATEGALLDASLRGGVRITDTVEAFLNLRYLGGGARGTSDDNGEEFGDGFTSNWLSTATVSLGIQYRLPALD
- a CDS encoding ATP-binding protein, with protein sequence MNRRVGTVSEEPGAVYRLFDDMPLGVFVLRDGLLVHANAAMSRLTGVAREQLVGQPVTALLWEPGPLEDPADRLARRLGTAPVAGTYEAWLHVGDGGVRVELTVHPHARDWVVQVRDVTCRVRRRMVLRRLAELGGAVRSLHSEDAVREEVFRGLEALELGFAWLTPRGVGVELSVAGLAPRLVPHAPALGGRVRAEAPGGWAPALVRTWRDGDAWVEDLGVEASRFVSEARMDAVLAVFRRAQTHRAVGVRIDVENAPMAMLVLASEWLSEEDVSAVRLFGQQVSAALDAARTIQRLSVRATALTALGRLAAQAASAPHPRAFFGSGTEEISGLLGCDAVCLLLPADTRHEPGEPLELVYSRGLSEDAVARVRRARLGSLPRPGGMPDAVQVLEAEACPAPTRDALRALAFQTLVSVPLRVRSRGVGTLSVLFHARRRLTALEVETLQAMGTHFAAAIESHRLLDEVRGRAEDLALMHEVGKALAATLELDRLLATGVTSLARIVDVPDAYVLLPDAEGQRLAIRAATGGHPELLGREVPLDLSSNSLASQVFRTRQPLRVEDADTEVRVHDELRQAAEGLAYMVLPLAVHDQMVGVAVMVETRRPRRFTPAELERADAIANQLSLALEGARLVEDLKQSYAKLARTQEQLVNRERLAALGELSAVVAHEVRNPLGAIFNSVATIRRIVGPESAATPLLDIVGEEADRLDRMVADLLTFARPPSPHPYPVSVAQLLEEAVGSALSDVGATSPHPVRVEWVMEEGVPPVTVDERLIRQCFLNVALNAVQAMPQGGTLRVVARRAWVDRAGVQVEFFDTGPGIPPELRTRVFEPFFTTKAQGTGLGLALVKRIMDTHLGQVSLDTPETGKGTIFRLFLPLEPPVAPPLPLTGA
- a CDS encoding PqqD family protein: MNLPHATSGVIVQQQDGAFFLLDTEGGEVFRVNETAARIFELCQGGTSLDGAVASLALRLGAAGQEEAIRADVQRTVTQFQELGLCEPTRSV